A genomic window from Macaca thibetana thibetana isolate TM-01 chromosome 16, ASM2454274v1, whole genome shotgun sequence includes:
- the DCAKD gene encoding dephospho-CoA kinase domain-containing protein — protein sequence MFLVGLTGGIASGKSSVIQVFQQLGCAVIDVDVMARHVVQPGYPAHRRIVEAFGTEVLLENGDINRKVLGDLIFNQPDRRQLLNAITHPEIRKEMMKETFKYFLRGYRYVILDIPLLFETKKLLKYMKHTVVVYCDRDTQLARLMRRNSLNRKDAEARINAQLPLTDKARMARHVLDNSGEWSVTKRQVILLHAELERSLEYLPLRLGVLTGLAAIASLLYLLTRYLLPYA from the exons ATGTTCCTGGTGGGCCTGACAGGGGGCATTGCCTCAGGCAAGAGCTCAGTGATCCAGGTGTTCCAGCAGCTGGGCTGTGCAGTGATTGACGTGGACGTCATGGCCCGGCATG TTGTGCAGCCAGGATACCCTGCTCACCGGCGCATCGTAGAGGCCTTCGGCACTGAGGTCTTGCTGGAGAACGGCGACATAAATCGCAAGGTCCTGGGGGATCTGATCTTTAACCAACCTGACCGGCGGCAGCTGCTCAACGCCATCACCCACCCTGAGATCCGCAAGGAGATGATGAAGGAGACCTTCAAGTACTTCCTCCGGG GATACCGCTACGTGATTCTGGATATCCCTCTGCTGTTTGAGACCAAGAAGTTGCTCAAGTATATGAAGCACACCGTGGTAGTATACTG TGACCGGGACACACAGCTGGCACGGCTGATGCGGCGGAACAGCCTGAACCGCAAGGACGCAGAGGCCCGCATCAATGCCCAGCTGCCCCTGACAGACAAGGCCCGCATGGCCCGCCATGTCCTAGACAACTCGGGCGAGTGGAGCGTCACCAAACGCCAGGTCATCCTCTTGCACGCTGAGTTGGAACGCTCCCTGGAATACCTGCCTCTGAGGCTCGGGGTCCTCACAGGGCTCGCTGCCATTGCCAGCCTCCTCTACCTGCTCACCCGCTACCTTCTGCCTTACGCCTAG